From the Lathyrus oleraceus cultivar Zhongwan6 chromosome 4, CAAS_Psat_ZW6_1.0, whole genome shotgun sequence genome, one window contains:
- the LOC127137432 gene encoding uncharacterized protein LOC127137432 — protein sequence MGPQQQSVYNYSQQMEAMKQTPIFSQQKTATTSVVSTPIYKEPHILDREPHIHLATPFDKLEVLCESVVDFDNMKRNRIDLIEELRIKSLPPPSRSVNLKKIASSFPQITLIYTQSETPPSTTKPSDTPTSNPQSPPFQKFNLSTITLPVSIVEMLNNPISPISSTPSSPPFHVVSSYSEPSDPQSPTLAQLQAHALASQPQPDPETNTPPSEQPQTPPSEQQKNPPPEQPTPPPSNTPTIPPSEDIIFPTPKNPTNTTQTPPSSSSPNSEPEHTFPTLEEAITLFVESSVEKIKSLSVNSSISDDPSKASLNKSNDFVRDAGARLHARLVSEDEEKARREAKEKAFLEEEQQVREAEDKGATEVVAAAEAEAKAKAEAEEAAHIAAEEDAKASADALTQGEKSNSRRTAEGATDCASKIGSTGLRQQQHSEPADSIAPKDASSSKPLGT from the exons ATGGGTCCTCAACAACAATCAGTCTACAACTACTCTCAGCAAATGGAAGCAATGAAACAAACTCCAATCTTTTCTCAACAAAAAACTGCTACAACTAGTGTTGTCTCTACCCCAATCTACAAAGAACCACATATTCTGGACCGTGAACCTCATATTCACCTTGCCACTCCTTTTGACAAACTTGAAGTCCTGTGTGAATCGGTGGTAGACTTTGACAACATGAAGCGCAATAGAATAGACCTCATTGAGGAACTGAGAAT TAAGTCTCTGCCTCCTCCTTCTCGCTCTGTCAATTTAAAGAAAATTGCTTCTTCTTTCCCCCAAATCACACTCATCTATACTCAatctgaaaccccaccttctaccACTAAACCCTCTGATACTCCAACCTCTAACCCACAGTCACCTCCGTTTCAAAAATTCAACCTCTCCACTATAACCCTACCAGTTTCTATAGTTGAAATGCTTAACAATCCTATCTCACCAATCTCCTCCACACCTTCATCTCCACCCTTCCACGTCGTATCATCATACTCAGAACCTTCTGACCCTCAATCCCCTACACTAGCTCAGCTTCAGGCACATGCTCTTGCCTCTCAACCACAACCTGACCCAGAAACCAACACTCCACCATCTGAACAACCACAAACACCACCATCTGAACAACAAAAAAATCCACCACCTGAACAACCAACACCACCACCCTCTAATACCCCCACCATACCACCCTCTGAAGATATCATCTTCCCTACCCCTAAGAATCCCACTAACACCACCCAAACCCCACCATCATCCTCATCCCCCAACTCTGAACCAGAACATACCTTCCCCACCTTAGAAGAAGCAATCACTTTATTTGTTGAGTCTTCAGtggagaagatcaagtctctATCTGTAAACTCTagtatcagtgatgatccctctaAA gcctctctgaacaagtccaACGACTTTGTCAGAGATGCTGGAGCAAGGCTACATGCTCGCTTGGTCAGTGAGGACGAGGAAAAGGCCAGAAGAGAAGCAAAAGAGAAAGCTTTCCTGGAAGAGGAGCAACAAGTTAGAGAAGCTGAAGATAAGGGTGCTACTGAAgttgttgctgctgctgaagctgaggcaAAAGCAAAAGCCGAAGCTGAAGAAGCAGCACACATTGCTGCGGAGGAAGATGCAAAGGCTAGTGctgatgctctgactcagggggagaAATCTAACTCTAGAAGAACTGCAGAAGGAGCAACAGATTGTGCGAGCaagattggatcaacaggactccGTCAACAACAACATTCAGAACCTGCCGACTCAAttgctccaaaggatgcctcctcctccaaacccttaggaACTTAG